Proteins encoded together in one Tripterygium wilfordii isolate XIE 37 chromosome 14, ASM1340144v1, whole genome shotgun sequence window:
- the LOC120014874 gene encoding UPF0496 protein At2g18630-like codes for MMGGQCSTPSKTKGGDTSQSSSQINKDGYKVDLDSYEEAVKNDPKLQSFDTHLHERTNRVIIYLASGVEMRSLSFESLKEVINALLEMNQEVVKIVVENRTDIWNSEDLFALVEEYFDNSVKILEFCNALEHSLKCARNSQLLIQIAVRQFDEEVERQDGVEGMKYTRTLQGLQRFKAAEDPFTDEFFALFQAVYKQQVSMLEKLQVRKRKLDKKMRKVKGWRRLSNALFVAAFVSVLIFSVVAAAIAAPPVVTTLAGALAIPIGSVGKWCNMLWTWYQNTLKGEREVLISMEIGTCLSRNYMESIRALINKLEIKINSMLQNTEFALVEEDAVKFVMDEIKKDLEVFMETIEDLGNHADRCSRHIRQARTVILQKMINQNNSSSIPSILDAVG; via the coding sequence ATGATGGGAGGGCAGTGTAGCACGCCTAGCAAAACCAAGGGTGGTGATACTTCACAATCAAGTTCCCAAATCAACAAGGATGGGTACAAAGTTGATCTGGATTCTTACGAGGAAGCTGTTAAGAATGATCCGAAGCTACAATCATTTGATACTCATCTCCATGAGCGAACCAACCGGGTTATAATCTATCTTGCATCTGGTGTCGAGATGAGATCCTTGTCATTTGAATCACTCAAAGAGGTCATCAATGCTCTTCTTGAAATGAACCAAGAAGTGGTCAAAATAGTGGTAGAAAACAGAACAGATATATGGAATAGTGAAGACCTATTTGCTTTGGTGGAGGAGTACTTTGATAACAGTGTTAAGATATTGGAATTTTGTAATGCCCTTGAGCATAGCCTGAAGTGTGCTCGAAACAGCCAATTGCTCATTCAAATTGCTGTTAGGCAGTTTGATGAAGAAGTGGAAAGACAAGATGGTGTCGAGGGGATGAAGTATACAAGGACATTGCAAGGACTGCAGAGATTTAAGGCAGCCGAGGATCCATTTACGGATGAGTTCTTTGCGTTGTTTCAAGCAGTGTATAAGCAGCAGGTATCTATGTTGGAGAAATTGCAAGTTCGGAAACGAAAGCTTGATAAGAAAATGCGTAAAGTTAAAGGATGGAGGAGGTTGTCAAATGCTTTATTTGTTGCTGCTTTTGTGTCCGTTTTGATTTTCTCTGTGGTGGCAGCTGCTATTGCTGCACCTCCTGTTGTAACTACTTTGGCTGGTGCATTAGCAATTCCAATTGGGTCCGTGGGAAAATGGTGCAACATGCTATGGACCTGGTATCAAAATACACTGAAGGGAGAGAGGGAGGTATTGATCTCAATGGAGATTGGCACTTGTCTTTCAAGAAATTACATGGAAAGTATACGTGCACTTATCAACAAACTGGAAATTAAGATCAACTCAATGTTGCAGAACACCGAGTTTGCTCTTGTGGAAGAAGATGCAGTGAAGTTTGTGATGGATGAGATCAAGAAGGACCTGGAAGTATTCATGGAAACCATTGAGGATTTAGGTAACCATGCTGATAGATGTAGCCGTCATATCAGGCAGGCAAGGACGGTGATTCTGCAGAAGATGATCAACCAAAACAATAGTTCAAGTATCCCATCAATATTAGACGCTGTTGGTTGA
- the LOC120014875 gene encoding calcium uniporter protein 2, mitochondrial-like, whose amino-acid sequence MAFKKTLTQCLFNVSTQALTKCRVSSPRVLARTRIPQNASQSTIAHDPGDNAMFKRFLHRRAISQIDMVPVWVGDKLMDKLLEIDISKNRIQLDGLIPPPAMSPEKTSPAVPGSLTAEDTKKLLRVAQLELVKMRLRETEQSWVPYSEFIWNCADACADLEQGIRIAKMLDESGAVVVLGNAVLLRPEQVAKAIGGLNLIPSPIANPDDPRRKEFGEMEKQKAKIEKKAESLVRRELWCGLGFVVFQTAAFMRLTFWELSWDVMEPICFYFTSMYIIGAYFFFLRTSKEPTFESLYQSRFGAKMKRLMKIHSFDIGRYNQLRRACDPYSSLSDPAEK is encoded by the exons ATGGCGTTCAAGAAAACCTTAACCCAGTGCCTCTTCAACGTTTCCACACAGGCTCTCACTAAATGTCGCGTTTCGTCACCGCGGGTTCTGGCCCGAACCAGAATCCCTCAAAACGCTAGTCAGTCAACTATCGCGCACGATCCCGGAGACAATGCCATGTTCAAGAGGTTTCTCCACAGGAGAGCAATTTCTCAGATTGATATGGTGCCAGTGTGGGTCGGTGATAAACTTATGGACAAACTGCTGGAGATCGACATTTCCAAAAACCGGATCCAATTGGACGGACTGATTCCTCCGCCGGCTATGTCTCCAGAGAAGACGTCGCCGGCGGTTCCCGGCTCATTGACGGCGGAGGATACGAAAAAGTTGCTGAGGGTTGCGCAGTTGGAGTTGGTGAAAATGAGGCTGAGAGAAACGGAGCAAAGCTGGGTACCGTATTCGGAGTTTATTTGGAACTGTGCGGATGCTTGTGCAGATCTGGAGCAAGGAATTCGAATAGCCAAGATGCTTGACGAGTCCGGAGCAGTCGTCGTGTTGGGAAACGCAGTTTTGCTGAGGCCGGAACAG GTTGCCAAAGCAATTGGAGGTCTAAATCTAATACCATCGCCAATAGCCAACCCAGACGATCCAAGAAGAAAGGAATTCGGAGAAATGGAAAAGCAGAAGGCCAAGATTGAGAAAAAAGCAGAGTCCTTGGTCCGCCGAGAACTCTGGTGTGGACTGGGGTTCGTAGTATTCCAAACGGCCGCATTCATGAGACTGACTTTCTGGGAACTCTCATGGGATGTGATGGAGCCCATTTGCTTCTATTTCACTTCCATGTACATCATAGGCGCCTATTTCTTCTTCCTTAGAACGTCCAAGGAGCCTACTTTTGAAAGTCTCTACCAAAGCAGGTTTGGTGCAAAGATGAAGAGACTAATGAAGATTCACAGTTTTGATATTGGGAGATACAACCAGCTCCGAAGAGCTTGTGATCCCTACTCTTCATTGTCAGATCCTGCAGAGAAGTAG
- the LOC120014407 gene encoding elongation of fatty acids protein 3-like, which produces MFVTRWNPVQILAYYLSEHPSIVGFRWSHTQSWGSTWSFLFTAIAFYLALSIFLHLLLFLIVRRDRPVPLGPIPALHCLSVALISATIFAGILLSAAAEIRETRWFWRRSKTPFQWLLCFPLGTRPSGRVFFWSYVYYLSRFVHMGRTFFVILRRRKLAYFQLFNNSILTLMCFLWLEFSQSFQVLVILFTTLVYSVVYGYRFWTAIGLPSACYPFVINCQMVLLCCNLVCHVGVLLLHFLKGGCNGIGAWLFNSVLNGAIMLLFLNFYLKIHLGKKKKVKAETEIERVKEKGK; this is translated from the coding sequence ATGTTTGTTACTCGCTGGAACCCAGTCCAGATTCTAGCATACTATCTATCGGAGCACCCATCAATAGTCGGGTTCCGGTGGAGCCACACCCAATCATGGGGCTCCACGTGGTCATTCCTATTCACCGCTATTGCATTCTATCTCGCTCTATCAATTTTCCTCCACCTCCTACTTTTTCTTATTGTCCGACGTGATAGACCCGTCCCGCTGGGTCCCATCCCCGCTCTCCACTGCCTATCGGTGGCCTTAATCTCCGCCACAATCTTCGCTGGCATCCTCCTCTCTGCCGCCGCCGAGATCCGTGAGACCCGATGGTTCTGGCGCCGGTCAAAAACCCCCTTTCAATGGCTCCTCTGTTTCCCACTCGGGACCCGACCGTCGGGTCGGGTATTCTTCTGGTCCTACGTATATTACCTCTCCCGATTCGTCCACATGGGTCGCACATTCTTCGTCATCCTGCGACGCCGTAAACTCGCTTATTTCCAGCTCTTCAACAATTCAATCTTGACGCTCATGTGCTTCTTGTGGCTCGAATTCTCTCAATCTTTTCAAGTGCTCGTAATTTTGTTTACAACTCTAGTGTACTCGGTCGTTTACGGGTACCGATTTTGGACGGCGATCGGATTGCCCAGTGCGTGCTATCCGTTTGTGATCAACTGTCAGATGGTGCTTTTGTGTTGTAATTTGGTTTGTCATGTTGGGGTGCTTTTGTTGCACTTTCTGAAAGGTGGGTGTAATGGGATTGGAGCTTGGTTGTTCAATTCAGTGCTTAATGGGGCAATTATGTTGTTGTTCTTAAATTTCTACTTGAAGATACATttggggaaaaagaagaaggtgaaaGCAGAAACAGAGATAGAAAGAGTGAAAGAGAAAGGAAAGTGA